A region of uncultured Carboxylicivirga sp. DNA encodes the following proteins:
- the panC gene encoding pantoate--beta-alanine ligase — protein sequence MKIVKTVADLRKGIEAAKQEGKRVGFVPTMGALHNGHLSLVKQAVEATDFVVVSVFVNPNQFNNAADLDRYPRDLDRDAQMLQTVNCELLFAPDVKEVYPEEDTRQFEFGNLDKVMEGQFRPGHFNGVAQVVSRLFDMVHPDKAFFGMKDFQQLAIIRAMVKQLNLNVQIVPCEIVREDDGLAMSSRNTLLDDKQRKNAPKIARTLFESCKFAPELNFNELKSKVITSINENEELEVEYFEVVDGNTLQSIDNWNESDYIVGCIAVFAGEVRLIDNVTYKNTDHEH from the coding sequence ATGAAGATAGTTAAAACTGTTGCTGATTTACGAAAAGGTATTGAAGCAGCGAAGCAGGAAGGAAAGAGAGTTGGTTTTGTGCCAACGATGGGGGCCTTGCATAATGGTCATCTCTCTTTGGTAAAACAAGCTGTGGAAGCAACCGACTTTGTGGTTGTAAGTGTCTTTGTTAATCCCAATCAATTTAACAATGCAGCTGATTTAGATCGTTATCCTAGAGATTTAGATCGTGATGCTCAAATGTTGCAGACTGTAAATTGTGAACTTCTTTTTGCGCCAGATGTTAAAGAAGTATACCCTGAAGAGGATACAAGGCAATTTGAATTTGGTAATTTGGATAAAGTAATGGAAGGGCAATTCCGTCCTGGTCATTTCAATGGAGTTGCCCAGGTAGTGAGCCGTTTATTTGATATGGTTCATCCTGATAAAGCATTTTTTGGCATGAAGGATTTTCAGCAATTAGCCATTATTCGTGCAATGGTTAAGCAACTGAATTTAAATGTACAAATAGTTCCATGCGAAATAGTTAGAGAAGATGACGGGTTGGCGATGAGTTCGCGAAATACCTTGCTTGATGATAAGCAACGAAAAAATGCACCTAAAATAGCTCGTACTTTATTTGAATCTTGTAAATTTGCACCGGAATTAAATTTTAATGAACTAAAATCAAAGGTGATAACCTCTATAAATGAGAATGAAGAACTAGAGGTTGAATACTTTGAAGTCGTAGACGGAAATACCCTGCAGTCAATTGACAACTGGAACGAGAGTGATTACATTGTAGGATGTATAGCAGTTTTTGCAGGTGAAGTACGATTAATTGATAACGTGACATACAAAAATACTGATCATGAACATTGA
- a CDS encoding transglycosylase domain-containing protein: MNSDTSIYKKLLRWFWGIFFAVIAFAFIFFFLISSGLMGFMPSFEELENPKTNLATEVLSSDHELLGTYYKENRSFVDYEELSPNIVNALVATEDVRFRDHSGIDPRGLARVAFRTVLMRDQSSGGGSTITQQLAKLLFHDPSPNIFQRVMQKFKEWVIAVKLERSYTKEEILTMYLNKAEFIYDAYGIKSAAKTFFNATTDSIKVEEAAVIIGMLQNPSYYNPVRRPELVQGRRNVVLNQMRKAKFISQEQYDSLSSLPLELHFKRADHKEGPAPYFREYLRMTLSASEPLRKNYASWQEQKFIEDSVAWRNDPLYGWINKNLRPDGTKYDIYRDGLKIYTTIDSRMQTFAENAVKTHLSEDLQPKFFREKKGRSRAPFTNKISQDQYESIINRAIRNTERYRDLRAQGKSQDSIDLVFKTKYPMTVFSWEGEKDTLMTPIDSILYYKHFLRAGMLSIDPHTGHVKAYVGGTNYKHFMYDMAGVGKRQVGSTIKPFVYTLAMQEGHTPCDLVPNIAQTFYLPTGKTWTPRNSGNKRAGEMVSLKWGLANSNNNITAWVMKQYNPEAVASTIHELGINSPMDPVPALCLGTPDFGLMEMTGAYSTFANKGVHTEPIIVTRIEDRYGNVISDFHPTKRESISEETAYLMLNLLQGVVNQGTAVRLRSKYQLYNQIGGKTGTSQNHSDGWFMGVTPNLVTGVWVGGEDRDIHFDNITLGQGANMALPIFALYMQEIYKNNELGITTEDLFEKPLNFNLDLNCIDEHISADRNMDGSEDSDESVGTTNEFF, translated from the coding sequence ATGAATTCAGACACTTCTATATATAAAAAACTGCTTCGTTGGTTTTGGGGAATTTTCTTTGCTGTCATTGCATTCGCATTCATATTTTTCTTTTTAATATCAAGCGGATTGATGGGTTTTATGCCATCTTTTGAGGAGTTGGAAAATCCAAAAACAAATTTAGCAACAGAAGTTTTATCAAGTGATCATGAACTTCTGGGCACTTACTATAAAGAAAACAGAAGCTTTGTTGATTACGAAGAGCTATCACCAAACATTGTTAATGCACTTGTTGCTACAGAAGACGTCCGATTTCGAGACCATTCGGGCATTGACCCAAGAGGCTTGGCGCGTGTTGCTTTCAGAACAGTATTGATGCGCGATCAAAGTTCTGGTGGAGGTAGTACCATTACGCAACAGCTTGCAAAGCTGCTATTTCATGATCCTTCACCCAATATTTTCCAGCGTGTAATGCAGAAATTTAAGGAATGGGTGATTGCAGTTAAACTGGAGCGCAGTTATACCAAGGAAGAAATTCTGACTATGTATCTTAATAAAGCAGAATTTATTTATGATGCTTATGGTATTAAATCAGCTGCAAAAACATTTTTTAATGCAACAACTGATTCAATAAAGGTTGAAGAAGCTGCAGTTATCATCGGAATGTTGCAGAATCCATCCTATTACAATCCGGTTCGAAGGCCCGAATTGGTGCAGGGAAGACGAAATGTTGTATTAAATCAAATGCGTAAAGCAAAATTCATCAGTCAGGAGCAATACGATTCTCTTTCTTCTTTGCCTTTAGAGCTTCACTTTAAACGAGCTGATCATAAAGAAGGACCGGCTCCATATTTCAGAGAATATCTGAGAATGACTCTTTCTGCATCTGAACCTTTGCGAAAAAATTATGCCTCATGGCAGGAACAAAAATTTATTGAAGATAGTGTTGCCTGGCGCAATGATCCGCTATATGGTTGGATCAATAAGAATCTTAGACCTGATGGAACAAAATATGATATTTATCGAGATGGTCTGAAAATTTATACAACCATCGATTCCCGCATGCAGACTTTTGCTGAGAATGCTGTTAAAACACATTTAAGTGAGGATCTCCAACCAAAGTTCTTCAGAGAAAAGAAGGGCAGATCAAGAGCACCGTTTACAAATAAAATAAGTCAGGACCAATATGAAAGCATTATAAACCGTGCTATCAGAAACACAGAAAGATATCGTGATTTAAGAGCCCAAGGTAAAAGTCAGGACAGCATTGATCTGGTTTTTAAAACTAAATATCCAATGACAGTTTTTTCCTGGGAAGGAGAAAAAGATACTTTAATGACCCCAATAGATTCCATTCTTTATTACAAGCACTTTTTAAGAGCCGGAATGTTATCAATTGATCCTCATACTGGTCATGTGAAAGCTTATGTGGGCGGTACCAACTACAAACATTTTATGTACGATATGGCTGGAGTAGGTAAACGTCAGGTAGGATCAACTATCAAACCTTTTGTTTACACCCTTGCCATGCAGGAAGGACATACTCCTTGCGATTTAGTTCCGAACATTGCCCAAACATTTTATTTACCTACTGGAAAAACCTGGACTCCTCGTAACAGCGGCAATAAACGTGCAGGCGAAATGGTATCCTTAAAATGGGGACTGGCCAATTCAAATAACAACATAACCGCGTGGGTTATGAAACAATACAATCCTGAAGCTGTCGCATCTACTATCCATGAATTAGGCATAAACAGTCCTATGGATCCTGTTCCCGCACTTTGTTTGGGAACACCTGATTTTGGATTAATGGAGATGACTGGTGCCTATTCGACCTTTGCCAATAAAGGAGTACATACCGAACCAATTATTGTTACACGAATCGAGGACCGGTACGGAAACGTAATTAGTGATTTTCATCCGACAAAAAGAGAATCCATTAGTGAAGAGACAGCCTACCTGATGCTTAACTTACTACAAGGGGTTGTAAACCAAGGAACAGCTGTTCGGTTAAGATCTAAATATCAGCTATACAACCAGATTGGAGGAAAAACAGGAACTTCTCAAAATCACTCTGATGGTTGGTTTATGGGAGTAACTCCTAACCTGGTTACCGGCGTTTGGGTTGGTGGAGAAGATCGAGATATCCACTTCGACAACATTACTTTGGGTCAGGGAGCTAACATGGCACTGCCCATCTTCGCTCTTTATATGCAAGAGATTTATAAGAATAATGAACTAGGTATTACCACTGAAGATCTTTTTGAAAAACCGCTTAACTTCAACCTGGATCTTAACTGTATCGACGAACACATATCTGCTGACAGAAATATGGATGGATCTGAAGATTCAGATGAATCAGTAGGTACTACAAATGAATTCTTTTAG
- a CDS encoding DUF4270 family protein, which yields MNKRFLKNIFSKNIGQLIFIGLLSLTACQDKPARLSGDVLPDGEVIQGLNEYVQLSSKSIMRESVKTDDADYGLLGVFNDTVFGKTKADFVTDFSIGTRTVFAVKDVIMPPTTNVPFDTTYSSVYMYKFNNNIDTIPNEIWKVDSLVLNLQYQFNDWYGDMLQKQNINIYELSGSLGSNYADRYNNEVVDYLPIPIGQKEVHPNDDIPDTLKYSLDDRWSNSKTLWQDADSLLNNPQYLWDMIKVQSDKDSSWLDSDFTDYLTQTKYWNIKLNDEIAQRVFNLDSATLTNTSAFTSAFPGIYVTCDDLDETKEGNLTRIKLLGSGSTLASNLTIYFSRLREYVENEVPTDSILQSFTYTFPINAENVRFNRYEHEPDPRIDLDDENSSNLYVQGMAGLYSQFTIPDEISEWADSLTLDASRKLEGDPYLTTANIEFFLEVDTSSNVPYDQGGIQRYQLPESLEIKCKDEEGEFVTPTYTFDSGGKTYSGFIFGNTTSTGTRTGNGERVIKRVDNEDGSISYEYYYRFIMNANYFNYLMRELDNRRYDNGWDLSDQEYLDEFHKLFKTEFYIGPNSTTYNFRRVKLFSASHPERPLKMNIKYYHFIPR from the coding sequence ATGAATAAAAGATTTCTGAAAAATATCTTTTCGAAGAACATAGGCCAATTAATATTTATTGGCCTTCTTTCTTTAACAGCCTGCCAAGATAAACCTGCACGTTTATCCGGAGATGTTTTACCTGATGGTGAGGTTATTCAAGGCTTAAATGAATACGTACAGTTAAGCAGTAAAAGCATTATGCGTGAATCTGTCAAAACAGATGACGCTGATTACGGCCTATTAGGTGTTTTTAACGATACTGTATTTGGTAAAACAAAAGCAGATTTTGTTACTGACTTCTCCATAGGAACAAGAACAGTTTTTGCTGTTAAGGATGTAATAATGCCACCAACTACAAACGTTCCTTTTGACACCACCTATTCTTCTGTTTACATGTATAAGTTCAATAATAATATTGACACTATACCAAACGAAATCTGGAAGGTAGATAGCCTGGTTCTTAATCTACAATACCAATTCAACGACTGGTACGGCGACATGCTTCAGAAACAAAATATAAATATCTATGAGTTAAGTGGTTCGTTAGGATCCAATTACGCTGACAGATATAATAATGAAGTAGTTGATTATCTTCCTATACCAATTGGGCAAAAGGAGGTTCATCCTAATGATGATATTCCAGATACTCTAAAATATTCTTTAGACGACAGATGGAGCAACTCCAAAACATTATGGCAAGATGCAGACAGTCTACTTAATAATCCTCAATACCTATGGGATATGATCAAGGTTCAGTCAGACAAAGATAGTAGCTGGCTCGATTCTGACTTTACAGACTATTTAACACAAACAAAGTATTGGAACATTAAATTAAATGATGAAATTGCACAGCGTGTTTTCAATTTGGATAGTGCTACACTTACTAATACAAGTGCATTTACTTCAGCATTCCCAGGGATCTACGTTACATGCGATGATTTGGATGAAACAAAGGAAGGTAATTTAACTCGAATTAAATTATTAGGATCCGGTTCCACCTTAGCTTCTAACCTTACTATCTATTTCTCGCGTCTTAGAGAGTATGTTGAAAACGAAGTCCCAACAGATTCAATTCTTCAAAGTTTCACCTATACATTCCCAATAAATGCTGAAAACGTTCGATTTAACAGATATGAACACGAACCTGATCCGAGAATAGATTTAGATGATGAGAATTCATCGAATTTATATGTTCAGGGTATGGCCGGATTATATTCACAATTCACAATACCTGATGAAATAAGTGAATGGGCTGATTCGTTAACTTTGGATGCCTCTCGTAAATTGGAAGGTGATCCTTATCTGACAACTGCCAACATTGAATTTTTCCTTGAAGTAGATACTTCCAGTAATGTTCCATATGATCAGGGTGGCATACAAAGATATCAGTTGCCTGAGAGCCTTGAAATTAAATGCAAAGATGAAGAGGGCGAATTTGTAACTCCAACTTATACTTTTGACTCAGGAGGTAAAACATATTCTGGTTTCATTTTTGGAAACACTACATCAACCGGAACACGCACAGGAAACGGTGAGAGAGTAATTAAAAGAGTTGACAATGAAGATGGCTCAATCAGCTATGAGTATTACTATCGTTTTATTATGAATGCCAATTACTTCAATTATTTAATGCGTGAATTAGATAACAGAAGATATGACAACGGTTGGGATTTATCAGATCAGGAGTATTTAGATGAATTTCATAAATTGTTCAAGACCGAATTCTATATTGGTCCTAACTCAACCACCTACAATTTCAGGAGGGTAAAGCTCTTCAGTGCTTCACACCCTGAAAGACCATTAAAAATGAACATCAAATATTATCATTTTATTCCAAGGTAA
- the radA gene encoding DNA repair protein RadA, translated as MAKTKSVFVCQNCGAESPKWVGKCYSCSEWNTFVEETKITGVSKNTRSSSVLSERTKPMPVSEVSVAELPRLHTGNEELNRVLGGGLVPGAMVLIGGEPGIGKSTLVLQTALNLPNVKVLYVSGEESPQQIKLRADRISSSSAENCHVVSEVLVEHILNHVENTQPDVLVIDSVQTLETERIESAPGSVSQIRECTAMILRACKEKNLPVFLIGHINKEGSLAGPKVLEHMVDVVLQFEGDRHHMYRILRSIKNRFGSTNEIGIFEMLGSGLREVSNPSELLLAAQHKQMSGVAISAALEGVRPFLIEVQALASTAAYGNPQRSVTGFDLRRLNMLLAVLEKRAGFKLAAKDVFLNIAGGLKVNDPAIDLAVITAVLSSNMDMVISPDICMTGEVGLSGEIRPVTRLEQRIGEAAKLGFKSIIIPAYTKGVDFSKFDINVIKANKIEEAFKNLFA; from the coding sequence ATGGCCAAAACGAAATCGGTATTTGTTTGTCAGAATTGTGGCGCTGAATCCCCTAAATGGGTTGGGAAATGTTACTCGTGTAGTGAGTGGAATACATTTGTTGAGGAGACCAAAATTACAGGTGTCTCAAAAAATACCCGGTCGAGTTCAGTTCTGTCGGAACGAACAAAGCCAATGCCGGTTTCAGAAGTTTCGGTCGCAGAACTTCCTCGATTGCATACCGGTAATGAGGAGTTAAACCGAGTGTTGGGTGGAGGATTGGTTCCAGGTGCAATGGTTTTAATTGGTGGTGAGCCAGGCATCGGAAAGTCAACGTTGGTTTTGCAGACTGCTTTAAATTTGCCGAATGTAAAAGTATTATATGTTTCGGGTGAAGAAAGTCCCCAGCAAATTAAATTACGAGCTGATCGTATTTCATCATCTTCAGCAGAAAATTGCCATGTGGTTAGTGAAGTTCTGGTTGAACATATACTTAATCATGTCGAAAATACCCAACCGGATGTACTGGTGATTGACAGTGTTCAGACTCTGGAAACTGAGCGCATTGAATCTGCTCCTGGCAGTGTGTCCCAAATCAGAGAATGTACAGCAATGATTTTACGCGCCTGCAAAGAAAAAAATCTGCCGGTTTTTTTAATTGGACATATAAATAAAGAAGGTAGCCTGGCAGGACCAAAAGTTTTAGAGCATATGGTCGATGTGGTTCTTCAGTTTGAAGGAGATCGTCACCATATGTATCGCATTTTGCGATCTATAAAAAACAGGTTTGGTTCGACAAACGAAATAGGTATTTTTGAAATGCTGGGTAGTGGATTACGGGAAGTAAGTAATCCTTCTGAATTATTACTGGCAGCTCAGCATAAACAAATGAGCGGAGTTGCTATTTCAGCAGCATTGGAAGGTGTGCGTCCATTTTTAATAGAAGTACAGGCTTTGGCCAGTACGGCAGCGTATGGTAATCCACAGCGGTCTGTTACTGGATTTGATCTTCGAAGATTAAATATGCTTCTGGCAGTTCTGGAAAAAAGAGCAGGTTTTAAATTGGCAGCTAAAGATGTATTTTTAAATATAGCCGGAGGATTAAAAGTAAATGATCCGGCAATTGATCTGGCTGTCATTACAGCTGTATTATCATCTAATATGGATATGGTTATCTCGCCGGATATTTGCATGACCGGAGAAGTCGGATTGTCAGGAGAAATCAGACCTGTAACCCGTTTGGAACAGCGAATTGGAGAAGCTGCTAAATTGGGCTTTAAATCAATTATAATTCCGGCTTATACCAAAGGAGTTGATTTCTCTAAGTTTGATATTAATGTTATCAAGGCAAATAAAATTGAAGAAGCCTTCAAAAACTTATTTGCCTGA
- the topA gene encoding type I DNA topoisomerase: MGKKTTVKEGNLVIVESPAKAKTIEKFLGSEFVVKSSYGHIRDLAKSDFGVDLKNNYQPDYIISSDKKDVVKELKDLASKSKTVWLASDEDREGEAIAWHLFEVLGLNEENTKRIVFHEITKEAIQHAVKNPRGIDYNLVNAQQARRVLDRLVGFELSPVLWRKVKPSLSAGRVQSVAVRLLVDREREIFSFNPVSSYRVTALFEVKDNKGKVTQLKAELNKRFDTLEETKEFLQKCADAQFKVSKVEKKPLKKSPAAPFTTSTLQQEAARKLGYSVSQTMSIAQKLYESGKITYMRTDSVNLSELALNMASSMIGETMGTKYVQIRNYKTKAKGAQEAHEAIRPTYLDKETVSGSNQEKKLYELIWKRTIASQMADAQLEKTIISIDAGTTGEKFLATGEVIKFDGFLKVYIESTDAEGDQEDDKDVLLPPMNEGDVLGMFNVEARQRWSQKPPRYTEASLVRKLEELGIGRPSTYAPTISTIQNRGYVEKEDREGKERIFKYLKVVPGSEVEVSDKSEITGAERSKLFPTDIGMVVNDFLVKYFEDIVSFDFTAQVEKEFDEIALGNLSWNKSIDEFYKPFHQKVEETIETSEKSTGERILGIDPVSGKPVSVRIGRFGPMAQVGESTDDEEEKPKFASLRKGQHIETITLEEALDLFKLPRTIGEFENKVVVIGIGRFGPYIRHDGKFVSLKKGEDDPMDIDLETAILRIQNKREEDAKKMIKEYEEDAELQVLNGRWGPYIKYQKKNYKIPKDKVAEELSFEDCKKLIEEQDKGGSKNGSAKKSTKKTTAKKTTATKKKSTKK, from the coding sequence ATGGGTAAAAAAACGACGGTTAAAGAAGGTAATTTGGTAATTGTGGAGTCACCTGCAAAGGCAAAAACTATCGAAAAATTTTTAGGTAGTGAATTTGTGGTGAAGTCCAGTTACGGTCATATTCGCGATTTGGCAAAAAGTGATTTTGGTGTTGATCTGAAAAATAATTATCAACCCGATTATATAATATCGAGTGATAAAAAAGATGTTGTAAAAGAGTTGAAAGATCTGGCTTCAAAATCAAAGACGGTATGGCTTGCTTCCGATGAAGACCGTGAGGGAGAAGCTATCGCCTGGCATTTGTTCGAAGTATTAGGGCTGAATGAAGAAAATACTAAACGAATTGTTTTTCATGAAATAACCAAAGAAGCTATTCAGCATGCTGTTAAAAACCCAAGGGGTATTGATTATAACCTTGTTAATGCACAGCAGGCTCGAAGAGTGTTGGATCGTCTAGTAGGATTTGAATTGTCGCCTGTTTTATGGCGTAAAGTTAAACCATCTTTATCTGCTGGTCGTGTGCAGTCTGTTGCAGTGCGTTTGTTAGTTGATAGAGAAAGAGAAATTTTCAGTTTCAATCCTGTTTCATCTTACCGTGTTACAGCTTTGTTCGAAGTGAAAGATAATAAAGGTAAGGTTACCCAGTTAAAGGCAGAATTAAACAAAAGGTTTGATACTTTAGAAGAAACAAAGGAGTTTTTACAGAAATGTGCCGATGCACAGTTTAAAGTTTCAAAAGTTGAAAAGAAACCGCTGAAGAAATCACCTGCGGCACCTTTTACAACATCTACTTTGCAGCAGGAGGCCGCCAGAAAATTAGGTTATTCTGTTTCGCAAACTATGTCAATTGCTCAAAAATTATACGAATCGGGTAAGATTACTTACATGAGAACCGATTCGGTTAACCTGTCGGAGCTTGCATTAAATATGGCATCAAGCATGATTGGTGAAACCATGGGTACCAAATATGTTCAGATTCGTAATTATAAAACCAAGGCCAAAGGAGCTCAGGAGGCTCACGAAGCAATTCGTCCAACCTATCTTGATAAGGAAACTGTAAGTGGTTCAAATCAGGAGAAAAAGCTATATGAGTTAATTTGGAAAAGAACCATTGCTTCACAAATGGCAGATGCTCAGTTAGAAAAAACAATTATATCAATTGATGCGGGTACCACAGGTGAAAAGTTTCTGGCAACAGGAGAGGTTATCAAGTTTGATGGTTTCCTAAAAGTATATATTGAATCAACCGATGCTGAAGGTGATCAGGAGGATGATAAAGATGTGTTACTACCTCCAATGAATGAGGGTGATGTGTTGGGTATGTTCAATGTAGAAGCACGTCAGAGATGGAGCCAGAAACCACCTCGGTATACGGAAGCCAGCCTCGTTCGTAAATTGGAAGAATTAGGCATTGGTCGACCATCAACTTATGCACCAACTATATCAACGATTCAGAATAGAGGATATGTTGAGAAAGAAGATAGAGAAGGAAAAGAGAGAATATTTAAGTATTTAAAAGTTGTTCCGGGTAGTGAGGTAGAAGTAAGTGATAAATCAGAGATTACCGGAGCAGAGCGTTCCAAATTGTTCCCGACTGATATAGGTATGGTTGTGAATGATTTTCTTGTGAAGTATTTTGAGGATATTGTATCGTTCGATTTTACAGCTCAGGTTGAAAAAGAGTTTGATGAAATAGCTCTTGGTAATTTAAGTTGGAATAAATCCATAGATGAATTCTATAAACCTTTTCATCAAAAGGTAGAAGAAACGATTGAGACATCAGAAAAAAGCACCGGTGAAAGAATTCTGGGAATTGATCCTGTTAGCGGAAAACCGGTTTCTGTTCGTATTGGACGTTTTGGACCAATGGCCCAGGTAGGCGAGTCAACTGACGATGAAGAAGAAAAACCAAAATTTGCATCGTTGCGCAAAGGTCAGCATATAGAAACAATAACGCTCGAAGAAGCCCTGGACTTATTTAAATTGCCAAGGACGATTGGTGAGTTCGAAAATAAAGTTGTTGTTATAGGTATTGGACGTTTTGGTCCATATATAAGGCATGATGGCAAATTTGTATCCTTAAAAAAGGGCGAAGATGATCCAATGGATATTGATCTGGAAACAGCGATTTTACGTATTCAAAACAAGCGCGAAGAAGACGCGAAGAAAATGATTAAAGAATACGAAGAAGATGCAGAATTACAGGTTTTGAATGGACGTTGGGGGCCTTATATTAAATATCAGAAGAAGAATTATAAAATTCCAAAAGATAAAGTTGCCGAAGAATTATCTTTTGAAGATTGTAAAAAATTGATTGAAGAGCAGGATAAGGGAGGAAGTAAAAATGGCTCAGCAAAAAAATCAACGAAAAAAACAACGGCTAAAAAAACAACCGCAACAAAGAAAAAGTCAACAAAAAAGTAA
- the rfaE2 gene encoding D-glycero-beta-D-manno-heptose 1-phosphate adenylyltransferase — translation MNELQRIEDKILSRVEAMVVVKQWMQSGEKIAFTNGCFDIVHRGHVEYLSKAKDLGTKLVLGLNTDESVRRLKGDNRPIVDEQSRAILLAALQFIDLVVFFDEDTPYELIKALQPDILVKGSDYKAEDIVGYDIVTAKGGKVETIDFVEGFSTTTIVEKIKTSM, via the coding sequence ATGAATGAACTTCAGCGCATTGAAGATAAAATACTAAGCCGTGTGGAAGCAATGGTTGTTGTAAAACAATGGATGCAATCGGGTGAGAAAATTGCCTTTACCAATGGATGTTTTGATATTGTACATCGTGGTCATGTAGAATACTTGTCAAAGGCTAAAGATTTGGGAACTAAACTGGTATTAGGATTAAATACAGATGAGTCTGTACGACGATTAAAAGGTGATAACCGGCCAATTGTAGATGAACAGTCGCGGGCCATATTGTTGGCTGCATTGCAGTTTATCGATTTGGTTGTGTTTTTTGATGAGGATACACCATATGAATTAATTAAAGCTCTTCAACCTGATATATTAGTTAAAGGCAGTGACTATAAAGCTGAGGATATAGTTGGATATGATATCGTGACAGCAAAAGGAGGTAAGGTTGAAACGATTGATTTTGTTGAAGGATTCTCTACAACAACCATTGTTGAAAAAATTAAAACATCTATGTAA
- the panD gene encoding aspartate 1-decarboxylase, producing MNIELVKSKLHNVSVTEANLNYVGSITIDEDLMDAANIIENEKVQVVNNNNGERIETYVIKGERGSGVICLNGAAARKVAVGDVVIIITYCSMPVEEAKEFKPTFVFPDTATNLLV from the coding sequence ATGAACATTGAATTAGTAAAATCTAAGTTACACAACGTTTCAGTTACCGAAGCCAATTTGAACTATGTTGGTAGTATTACTATTGATGAAGATCTGATGGATGCTGCTAATATCATCGAAAATGAAAAGGTTCAGGTAGTTAATAATAATAACGGTGAACGAATTGAAACGTATGTAATTAAAGGTGAACGTGGCTCTGGAGTAATCTGCCTGAACGGTGCAGCTGCCCGTAAAGTGGCAGTAGGCGATGTGGTAATCATCATTACTTATTGCAGCATGCCGGTTGAAGAGGCTAAAGAGTTTAAACCAACGTTCGTATTTCCTGATACTGCAACTAATTTGCTGGTATAG
- a CDS encoding glycogen/starch synthase, translating into MEKAKVLFISQEITPYLPESEMSKIGRYLPQGIQELGKEIRTFMPRFGCINERRNQLHEVIRLSGMNLIIDDTDHPLIIKVASIQAARMQVYFIDNEDYFQRKSTLTDDNGEEFEDNDERTIFFARGALETTKKLRWAPDVVHCNGWFTALAPLYIKKAMNEDPHFANSKVVYTIYDDEFTSNWADNFKEKLKIDGVEDSDLEVLEKSDYIHLSKLAIAMSDGVIQGSENINPELVDFIKQTGKPFLGFHDEDTYVEAYNGFYDSLLD; encoded by the coding sequence ATGGAAAAAGCTAAAGTCTTATTCATCTCACAGGAAATAACACCGTATCTGCCCGAAAGCGAAATGTCGAAGATAGGTAGATACTTACCACAAGGCATTCAGGAATTAGGAAAAGAAATCAGAACTTTCATGCCCCGATTTGGGTGCATTAACGAGCGTCGTAATCAATTACATGAAGTTATTCGCTTATCAGGCATGAATCTTATTATCGACGATACTGATCATCCTTTAATTATTAAAGTAGCATCTATACAGGCTGCTCGCATGCAGGTTTATTTTATCGATAACGAAGATTATTTTCAAAGAAAATCAACATTAACTGATGATAATGGTGAAGAATTTGAAGATAATGATGAAAGAACCATTTTCTTCGCTCGCGGAGCACTGGAAACAACTAAAAAATTAAGATGGGCTCCGGATGTGGTTCATTGTAATGGTTGGTTTACAGCACTTGCACCATTATACATTAAAAAAGCAATGAACGAAGATCCTCACTTTGCAAATTCCAAAGTTGTATACACAATTTACGATGATGAATTTACAAGTAACTGGGCTGATAATTTCAAAGAGAAGCTAAAAATTGATGGTGTTGAGGACTCAGATTTGGAAGTACTCGAAAAAAGTGATTACATTCACCTCTCAAAATTAGCCATTGCTATGTCAGACGGCGTAATTCAGGGTAGCGAAAATATTAATCCTGAGCTAGTTGACTTCATCAAGCAGACTGGAAAGCCTTTTTTAGGTTTTCATGATGAAGACACATATGTAGAAGCATACAATGGATTTTACGACTCTTTGTTAGATTAA